The following are encoded in a window of Pirellulales bacterium genomic DNA:
- the phnW gene encoding 2-aminoethylphosphonate--pyruvate transaminase: MDDDIPYLLLTPGPLTTSKTVKQVMLRDYCTWDDDYNGIVQDIRRRLVGLASPDDPDRATAVLMQGSGTFSVEATIGSVIPPDGKLLVVNNGAYGKRMAQIAKRLNIACHELVQSEIEPADLERLETALRDDPRITHVGLVHCETSTGMLNPAAQVGRLCAQYGKRFILDAMSSLGGIPLSMQSVGAQFVVSSANKCIQGVPGFGFVVADRALLEQSKGWARSLSLDLYDQWFEMEHKGGKWRYTSPTHVVRAFAQALAELAAEGGVEARHRRYVENHRRLVEGLTRLGFQPLLPAELRSPIITSFLYPPDPRFSFDAFYDAMKRRRFVIYPGKVSDADTFRIGTIGHVFPEDIDQLVVATREAVAELGVELRGGSHQPA, translated from the coding sequence ATGGACGACGATATCCCCTACCTGCTGCTCACGCCGGGACCGCTGACGACGTCGAAGACGGTCAAGCAGGTGATGCTCCGCGACTACTGCACCTGGGACGACGACTACAACGGCATCGTTCAGGACATTCGCCGGCGGCTCGTCGGCCTGGCCAGCCCTGACGATCCAGACCGTGCTACGGCCGTGCTGATGCAAGGTAGCGGCACGTTTTCGGTCGAAGCGACGATCGGATCGGTCATCCCGCCCGACGGCAAGCTGCTGGTGGTCAACAACGGTGCCTATGGCAAGCGCATGGCGCAGATCGCCAAGCGGTTGAACATCGCCTGCCACGAGCTGGTGCAATCGGAGATCGAACCGGCCGACCTGGAGCGCTTGGAAACCGCCTTGCGCGACGATCCGCGGATCACGCACGTCGGCCTGGTGCATTGCGAGACCAGCACGGGCATGCTGAACCCCGCGGCCCAAGTCGGCCGGCTGTGCGCACAGTATGGCAAGCGTTTCATTCTCGACGCGATGAGCTCGCTGGGTGGCATTCCGCTCTCGATGCAGAGCGTAGGGGCGCAGTTCGTCGTTTCGTCGGCAAACAAGTGCATTCAGGGCGTGCCCGGGTTCGGGTTCGTCGTGGCCGACCGCGCGCTTTTGGAGCAAAGCAAAGGCTGGGCCCGGTCGCTGAGCCTCGACCTGTACGACCAGTGGTTCGAAATGGAGCACAAGGGGGGCAAATGGCGCTATACGTCGCCAACGCACGTCGTGCGCGCCTTTGCCCAGGCGCTGGCCGAACTGGCGGCCGAAGGGGGCGTCGAGGCGCGGCACCGCCGGTACGTGGAAAACCATCGCCGGCTGGTCGAGGGACTCACCCGGCTGGGCTTTCAGCCGCTGCTGCCGGCCGAGTTGCGCTCGCCGATCATCACTTCGTTCCTTTACCCGCCCGATCCGCGGTTCTCGTTCGACGCCTTCTACGACGCGATGAAGCGGCGGCGGTTCGTGATCTATCCCGGCAAGGTCAGCGATGCCGACACGTTCCGCATTGGCACGATCGGGCACGTCTTTCCGGAAGATATCGACCAACTGGTCGTTGCGACGCGCGAAGCGGTTGCCGAACTGGGGGTCGAGCTGCGCGGCGGGTCACATCAGCCGGCCTGA
- a CDS encoding GNAT family N-acetyltransferase — translation MIQYRPFRNTDTPAIVDIWRARAVERGRAQAITPQIFDQFVLSKPYFDREGLIVAIDGTEPVGYVHAGFGPNENETGLSIREGVTCMLMVRHDHRRLGIGSELLARSEAYLQARGAKVLFGGGVRPLIPFYLGLYGGSDLPGVIDSDADAQRLYRAAGYIEVGRTLILQRELPGFRPPVDRQQIQIRRQTNLQTIEDPPTRSWWDACTFGSFDRMRFELHGLTGGAPLAACTVWAIEPLGSSWGVHAAGLIDLTTDPAQRHQGYATALVSETLKHLQQLRFGLVEVQISEGNLGAQKLFTKLGFAEIERGRVFRKG, via the coding sequence GTGATTCAGTACCGTCCCTTTCGCAACACGGATACCCCGGCGATCGTCGACATCTGGCGCGCGCGGGCCGTCGAGCGCGGGCGGGCGCAGGCCATCACGCCGCAGATCTTCGACCAGTTTGTCCTCAGCAAACCCTACTTCGACCGAGAAGGTCTGATCGTCGCCATCGACGGCACCGAGCCGGTCGGCTACGTGCACGCTGGCTTCGGCCCGAACGAGAACGAGACCGGCCTTTCGATCCGCGAGGGCGTGACTTGCATGCTGATGGTCCGGCACGACCATCGCCGGCTGGGGATCGGTTCCGAGCTGCTCGCACGCAGCGAAGCCTACCTGCAGGCCCGCGGTGCTAAGGTGCTGTTCGGCGGCGGCGTGCGGCCGCTGATCCCGTTCTACCTGGGCCTGTATGGCGGCAGCGACCTGCCCGGTGTCATCGATTCCGACGCCGACGCGCAGCGGCTCTACCGCGCGGCGGGCTACATCGAGGTCGGCCGCACGCTGATCTTGCAGCGCGAGCTGCCCGGCTTCCGACCGCCGGTCGATCGCCAGCAGATCCAGATCCGCCGCCAGACGAACCTGCAGACGATCGAGGATCCGCCCACGCGCAGCTGGTGGGACGCCTGCACCTTTGGGAGCTTCGACCGGATGCGGTTCGAGCTGCACGGCCTGACCGGGGGCGCCCCTTTAGCGGCCTGCACCGTTTGGGCGATCGAGCCGCTCGGCTCGAGTTGGGGCGTGCACGCGGCCGGCCTGATCGATCTGACGACCGATCCTGCCCAGCGCCATCAGGGGTATGCGACGGCCCTGGTTTCCGAAACGCTCAAGCACCTGCAGCAATTGCGGTTCGGGCTCGTCGAGGTGCAGATCAGTGAAGGCAACCTCGGCGCGCAAAAGCTCTTCACTAAGCTCGGCTTCGCCGAGATCGAACGCGGCCGCGTGTTCCGCAAGGGGTAG
- a CDS encoding Rieske (2Fe-2S) protein, which translates to MSQWLRVASLSDLPEQTGFECVAGDRLVALFRIGTEVYALDGVCPHQGGPLGRGELEGCVVTCPWHGWQFDVRSGQHQISPTIRQPALEVRVEGDDVFVRLGPD; encoded by the coding sequence TTGAGCCAGTGGCTGCGCGTGGCGTCGCTGAGCGATTTGCCAGAGCAAACGGGGTTCGAATGCGTTGCCGGCGACCGCCTGGTGGCCCTATTCCGAATAGGGACCGAGGTGTACGCTTTGGACGGCGTCTGCCCGCACCAGGGCGGCCCCCTGGGTCGCGGCGAATTAGAAGGCTGCGTCGTGACTTGTCCGTGGCACGGTTGGCAGTTCGACGTGCGCAGCGGGCAGCACCAGATCAGCCCCACCATCCGGCAGCCTGCTCTGGAAGTGCGCGTCGAGGGCGACGACGTCTTCGTGCGTCTCGGCCCCGACTAG
- a CDS encoding lysophospholipid acyltransferase family protein codes for MSFRPVDFLVYLCIRTIVCVLQAISIDAWAAVARPLAWILSDVLRVRRRVVLENLTQAFPEYSDAQRRLLARAMWEHLLLLVGEVALLPRKVHDINWREFLTLSNHRALTHILLSRRPVIIVTGHFGNFEAAGYLLGILGFTSHTVARKLDNPYLDRFVNTFRRRTGQKIVAKKGGYEELIAAIDAGGAVSLLADQHAGQKGCWVDFFGRPASAHKAIALLALEHEAPVAVASTRRLDRPMRFCMRLEGLADPTRGDAHLAGVQELTQWYTRHIETMIRREPGQYWWLHRRWKPRVKRGKAAAADKQAA; via the coding sequence GTGTCATTTCGCCCCGTCGATTTCCTCGTTTACCTTTGCATTCGCACGATCGTCTGCGTGCTGCAGGCCATCTCCATCGATGCTTGGGCCGCGGTGGCCCGCCCGCTGGCCTGGATCCTGTCCGATGTGCTGCGTGTTCGCCGGCGCGTGGTGCTCGAGAACCTGACGCAAGCGTTTCCGGAATACTCCGACGCCCAGCGCCGCCTGCTGGCGCGCGCCATGTGGGAACACCTGTTGCTACTGGTGGGCGAGGTCGCGCTTTTGCCCCGCAAGGTGCACGACATCAATTGGCGCGAATTCCTCACGCTGTCGAACCATCGCGCGTTGACGCACATCCTGCTGAGCCGCCGCCCGGTGATCATCGTCACGGGGCACTTCGGCAACTTCGAGGCCGCAGGCTACCTGCTCGGGATCCTGGGGTTCACCTCGCACACCGTGGCCCGCAAGCTCGACAACCCCTACTTGGACCGCTTCGTGAACACCTTTCGCCGCCGCACCGGTCAAAAGATCGTCGCCAAAAAGGGCGGCTACGAGGAGCTGATCGCGGCGATCGACGCGGGCGGGGCGGTGAGCCTGTTGGCCGACCAGCACGCCGGCCAGAAAGGCTGCTGGGTCGATTTTTTCGGCCGCCCGGCCTCGGCCCACAAGGCCATCGCACTGCTGGCCCTCGAACACGAGGCTCCCGTGGCGGTCGCTTCGACGCGCCGGCTCGATCGTCCGATGCGCTTTTGCATGCGACTCGAGGGACTCGCCGACCCGACGCGCGGCGACGCTCACCTGGCCGGCGTTCAGGAACTGACGCAGTGGTATACGCGTCACATCGAGACGATGATTCGCCGCGAGCCAGGGCAGTATTGGTGGCTGCATCGGCGGTGGAAACCGCGGGTCAAACGCGGTAAAGCCGCCGCCGCCGACAAGCAAGCGGCCTGA
- a CDS encoding Gfo/Idh/MocA family oxidoreductase, with protein sequence MAHGFGIIGCGMISRFHARAIRDCRGAKVIGCCDAVPAAAEKLAAEIGCQAFADLDALLADPRISVVVIGTPSGAHMEPAVAAARAGKHVIVEKPLEITLKRCDAIINAASRAGVQVATIFPSRFHHSSIELKRAVDEGRFGKLTLGDAYVKWFRPQSYYDSGAWRGTWELDGGGALMNQAIHSVDLLAWLMGPVVEIRAQCALLAHERIAVEDTAVATLRFDNGALGTIEASTAAYPGYLKRIELHGSTGSAALEEEDLVRWDFAAKGRRDAAIKRGMEQRRSGGGGASDPAAIGHHGHAALFRDTLAAIDAGRAASVDGPEGRRAVEIILGIYKAAETGKPVLLPLKSDPPLAARKRRKK encoded by the coding sequence ATGGCACACGGCTTCGGCATCATCGGTTGCGGCATGATTTCTCGATTCCACGCGCGCGCCATTCGCGATTGCCGCGGGGCCAAGGTGATCGGCTGCTGCGACGCCGTGCCGGCCGCCGCGGAGAAGCTGGCGGCCGAGATTGGGTGCCAGGCCTTCGCGGACCTCGACGCGCTGCTGGCCGATCCGCGGATCAGCGTGGTCGTGATCGGCACTCCCAGCGGCGCTCACATGGAACCGGCCGTGGCCGCGGCCCGCGCCGGCAAGCATGTGATCGTCGAAAAGCCGCTGGAGATCACCCTCAAGCGATGCGACGCCATCATCAACGCCGCAAGCCGGGCCGGAGTACAGGTCGCCACGATCTTTCCCTCGCGGTTTCACCATTCGAGCATCGAGCTCAAGCGTGCAGTCGACGAAGGCCGCTTTGGCAAGCTCACGCTCGGCGATGCCTACGTCAAATGGTTCCGCCCGCAGTCGTACTATGATAGTGGGGCCTGGCGCGGCACCTGGGAACTCGACGGCGGCGGGGCCCTGATGAACCAGGCCATTCATAGCGTCGATCTGCTCGCGTGGCTGATGGGCCCGGTCGTCGAAATCCGCGCGCAATGTGCGCTGTTGGCCCACGAGCGGATCGCCGTCGAAGACACCGCCGTGGCCACGTTGCGGTTCGACAACGGGGCGCTGGGCACGATCGAGGCGAGCACCGCCGCGTATCCCGGCTATCTCAAGCGGATCGAGCTGCACGGCTCCACAGGTTCGGCAGCGCTCGAGGAGGAAGACCTCGTGCGCTGGGACTTCGCTGCCAAAGGCCGCCGCGATGCCGCCATCAAGCGCGGCATGGAACAGCGCCGCTCCGGTGGGGGCGGTGCCAGCGATCCGGCAGCCATCGGCCATCACGGCCATGCGGCCCTGTTTCGCGATACGCTGGCGGCAATCGATGCCGGCCGCGCCGCGAGCGTCGACGGTCCCGAGGGGCGCCGGGCCGTTGAAATCATCTTGGGCATCTACAAGGCCGCGGAAACCGGGAAGCCAGTCCTGTTGCCGCTCAAGTCCGATCCGCCGCTGGCGGCCCGCAAGCGACGGAAGAAATAG
- a CDS encoding CPBP family intramembrane metalloprotease: MLVEPSYLLAVLFVVLIAASLATVAISFARVLRGQELIAYEPRRGVPWGGAELLLLVLVFFTIQLAAGGAVWLAASLRALAQGSEVHLDDEVVIPDVDSLAGAALAVALSLVTFLIGVVLVRAVSRATTTDIGLTLARFPSDLGRGVLGFLAIAAPVYLIQLQLTQFFPSEHPLAKLWLEQQDPANMMLTIAVLFVAAVIVAPLAEEFLFRCLLQGWLENVALRYQLAATTEPAPAAALPTVAAPSEPPAGRASLEHAPASENPSESPQSDSLARPGASDQMPLPAPRLIGVYAAAPILVSSALFAAAHFSHGPDPVPLFLLAMVLGYLYQRTHRLWPSVIAHACLNATSLLMLLLQSNTSS, from the coding sequence ATGCTAGTCGAACCCTCCTACTTGCTAGCCGTTCTATTCGTGGTCCTGATTGCGGCTAGTCTGGCGACGGTCGCGATCTCGTTCGCGCGAGTGCTCCGCGGTCAGGAACTGATTGCCTACGAACCCCGGCGCGGCGTCCCCTGGGGTGGGGCCGAGTTGCTGCTGCTCGTCTTGGTCTTTTTCACCATCCAGCTTGCCGCCGGCGGCGCGGTTTGGCTGGCGGCGTCGTTGCGTGCGCTCGCCCAGGGCTCCGAGGTGCATCTGGACGACGAGGTGGTGATTCCCGATGTCGACTCGCTGGCCGGCGCCGCCTTGGCCGTAGCGCTGAGCTTGGTGACGTTCTTGATCGGCGTGGTCTTGGTGCGCGCGGTTTCGCGAGCCACGACGACCGACATCGGTTTGACCTTGGCCCGGTTTCCGAGCGACCTGGGCCGCGGCGTGCTCGGTTTTCTCGCGATTGCGGCGCCGGTCTACTTGATTCAACTCCAGCTCACGCAATTCTTCCCCTCGGAGCACCCGCTGGCCAAGCTGTGGCTCGAACAGCAGGACCCGGCGAACATGATGCTGACGATCGCCGTGTTGTTCGTGGCGGCGGTGATCGTCGCGCCCTTGGCCGAAGAATTCCTGTTCCGGTGCCTGCTGCAAGGGTGGCTCGAAAACGTGGCCCTGCGCTACCAACTCGCGGCGACAACGGAACCCGCGCCCGCTGCGGCGCTACCGACCGTTGCGGCGCCATCCGAACCGCCGGCCGGCCGAGCGTCATTGGAGCACGCCCCGGCGTCGGAAAACCCCTCTGAGTCGCCGCAGAGCGACTCTTTGGCGCGGCCCGGCGCGAGCGACCAGATGCCATTGCCCGCGCCGCGTCTCATCGGCGTCTATGCCGCTGCGCCGATCCTGGTGAGCAGTGCGCTCTTCGCAGCGGCGCACTTCAGCCATGGGCCCGATCCGGTACCGCTATTCCTCCTGGCGATGGTGCTCGGATACCTCTACCAGCGCACCCATCGGCTGTGGCCCAGCGTGATCGCGCACGCTTGCCTGAACGCCACGAGCCTGCTGATGTTGCTGCTCCAGTCGAATACCTCGTCCTAG
- the pgsA gene encoding CDP-diacylglycerol--glycerol-3-phosphate 3-phosphatidyltransferase, protein MSAGTKTKLPATVFNLPNQLTIARLVLSVVLFVLLSYGFYLAGFVLFILAASTDWLDGYFARKYGLVTMLGRILDPFVDKVIICGTFIYLSSAPASGVAAWMSVVVVGRELLITALRSFLEQRGADFSAQFSGKLKMVLQCVAASVSLLALHLHSQGTVPTWLAWLLMVSVWAAVVATVASGVAYVRTAIGLLRA, encoded by the coding sequence ATGTCCGCCGGCACCAAGACCAAACTTCCGGCTACGGTTTTCAACCTGCCCAATCAATTGACGATTGCGCGGCTGGTGTTGTCCGTGGTCTTGTTTGTGCTCCTGAGCTATGGCTTCTACCTGGCCGGGTTCGTGCTGTTCATTCTCGCGGCGTCGACCGACTGGCTCGACGGCTACTTTGCCCGGAAATACGGGCTGGTGACCATGTTGGGGCGGATTCTCGACCCGTTCGTCGACAAGGTGATCATCTGCGGGACGTTCATCTACCTGTCGTCGGCACCGGCCTCGGGCGTGGCGGCATGGATGTCGGTCGTAGTCGTCGGACGCGAGTTGCTGATCACCGCCCTGCGCAGCTTTCTGGAGCAGCGCGGCGCCGATTTTTCGGCACAGTTTTCGGGCAAGCTCAAGATGGTCCTGCAGTGCGTCGCCGCGTCGGTGAGCCTGTTGGCCCTGCACTTGCACTCGCAGGGGACGGTGCCCACCTGGCTCGCCTGGCTGCTCATGGTCAGCGTCTGGGCCGCGGTCGTAGCGACCGTGGCCTCGGGCGTGGCCTATGTGCGCACGGCCATCGGCCTGCTGCGTGCGTGA
- the rimO gene encoding 30S ribosomal protein S12 methylthiotransferase RimO produces MKSAPAKSAPGHIKGTYAFVSLGCPKNLVDSERMLGLLQLDGYRLVPEPDGADFVVVNTCGFIERAREESFSAIQEMLALKAEGRTRGVIVSGCLAEREKEALLDRCPQIDHLVGVFGREQVTKVADRLLGRMTEQRTVFSPAPSTPLDDRNRLRITPRHLAYLKISEGCDRLCTFCAIPKMRGKHATKPIEAVVAEASELAADGVRELNIVAQDTTYYGLDLYGRPRLVDLLVELEKIEGLDWIRLLYLYPMYFSDELIAHIAGSRKIVPYLDMPLQHAHDSMLRRMARRVTRAETETLLAKLRAAIPGLVMRTTFITGFPGETEAEFAELMEFVETQRFERVGVFTYSLEPDTPAARLPDHVPEEVKQERRDRLMAIQQEIAFAFNAAQQGRKLDVLLDAPVPGEKRAYVGRTYADAPDIDGVVYVTGRGLRPGQFVACEIVGHKDYDLIAAAVGPAR; encoded by the coding sequence GTGAAGTCCGCCCCCGCGAAGTCTGCCCCAGGCCACATCAAGGGCACGTACGCCTTTGTCAGCCTCGGCTGTCCAAAAAACCTCGTCGACAGCGAGCGGATGCTCGGACTGTTGCAACTCGACGGCTACCGACTGGTTCCCGAGCCGGACGGGGCCGACTTCGTCGTCGTGAACACTTGCGGTTTCATCGAACGAGCCCGCGAGGAATCGTTTTCCGCCATCCAGGAGATGCTCGCCCTGAAGGCGGAAGGACGCACCCGGGGCGTGATCGTGTCGGGTTGCCTGGCCGAACGCGAGAAAGAGGCCCTGCTCGACCGCTGCCCGCAAATCGACCACCTCGTCGGGGTGTTTGGGCGCGAGCAGGTGACCAAGGTGGCCGACCGGTTGTTGGGCCGGATGACCGAACAGCGGACCGTCTTCAGCCCGGCGCCGAGCACTCCGCTCGATGATCGCAACCGGCTGCGCATCACACCGCGACACCTCGCCTATTTGAAAATCTCCGAGGGATGTGACCGGCTGTGCACCTTTTGCGCGATTCCCAAGATGCGCGGCAAGCATGCCACCAAGCCGATCGAAGCGGTCGTGGCCGAGGCCAGCGAACTGGCAGCCGACGGTGTCCGCGAGCTGAACATCGTCGCGCAGGATACGACCTATTACGGCCTGGATCTGTACGGTCGGCCACGGCTGGTCGACCTGCTCGTCGAGCTCGAAAAAATCGAGGGACTCGACTGGATTCGACTGCTGTACCTGTATCCGATGTATTTCAGCGACGAGTTGATCGCGCACATCGCCGGCAGCCGGAAAATCGTGCCCTATCTCGACATGCCTTTGCAGCATGCCCACGACTCGATGTTGCGGCGGATGGCCCGGCGTGTGACGCGGGCCGAGACCGAAACGTTGCTCGCCAAGCTGCGTGCGGCAATTCCCGGGCTGGTGATGCGCACGACGTTTATCACCGGATTCCCAGGGGAAACCGAGGCCGAGTTTGCCGAACTCATGGAGTTCGTCGAAACCCAGCGATTCGAGCGGGTCGGCGTGTTTACCTACTCGCTCGAGCCCGACACTCCCGCGGCACGGCTTCCCGATCACGTGCCGGAAGAAGTCAAGCAAGAGCGTCGCGACCGTTTGATGGCGATCCAGCAGGAGATCGCCTTCGCGTTCAACGCCGCGCAGCAGGGGCGCAAGCTCGACGTCCTGCTCGATGCACCGGTGCCCGGGGAAAAACGGGCCTACGTCGGGCGGACCTATGCCGACGCTCCCGACATCGACGGCGTCGTTTATGTCACCGGCCGGGGGTTGCGCCCGGGACAATTCGTCGCCTGTGAAATTGTCGGGCACAAAGATTATGATTTAATTGCCGCCGCGGTGGGGCCCGCTCGATAG